In Salarias fasciatus chromosome 20, fSalaFa1.1, whole genome shotgun sequence, a single window of DNA contains:
- the irak1 gene encoding interleukin-1 receptor-associated kinase 1 isoform X1 produces MDTEEDTEEDYRSASKTCCPTVQCLRRDSRAEAEAELVKSCVVCGGCDLERCGELGLDTGSGPGTGPGSGSGPGPGPGPGPGGTPSGPQMASAGLRGRFLYSLPSSVISDFCRAMDSLSDPDWTRFASEVLRNMTEVRLADRRERRTDWVLTHLENRNEQVGYLLDVLERLQLLRQRDIILSLMSSLTPAPLPPPPTPPPPPPPPPPPPSSQVTSPVLHPQAASPHPEGGGGGASLPPPAPPPSGLQSGILHEAQAAGVATCGAAVMCWRYEEVHAGTAGFSPARQVGEGGFGVVYRASLRNTDCAVKRLREDGPLDWNLLRDSFHNEVEQLSTFRHPNIVDLLGFSVGGGSMCLIYSYMENRSLEDQLHNGGPVLSWSQRIRIVTEAAAALQFLHCPPGGQMSLIHGDVKSSNILLDRHLVAKLSDFGLARFRPVPSGGRTSRTASVGRTQTVRGTLAYLPDEYVRNGELGTPLDVFSFGVVLLEVLTGRRAVEKDEASRDRYLKDLVEDLEEAGSGSGPDVWLKQLDGRLTAGAAEPLGCLQVAALAASSLRRTWKKRPRMTTVFENLDDVHRRLKESRLSPWPRPPDGPPRPPSTLESSLVQQMSRLGPGEDCSSSSSSSSSSSSSSSSLAPPHPLHSSSSLPPSSWSWSSSSLAGPCETDESRGFSQYLRSNGTSGAGLPAGPDRDGAGSPGTSLQSTSPGLSVVFSPRKKDSWSKEGRIPTPDLLSSQDLCRSHVLQPPFVLHPLSSVLCLSSALCLFTALCLSPSISVCLLHAVLLLVH; encoded by the exons GGCGGAAGCGGAAGCGGAGCTCGTGAAAAGTTGTGTAGTTTGTGGCGGGTGTGATTTGGAGCGGTGCGGTGAGCTGGGATTGGATACCGGCTCTGGTCCCGGCACTGGTCCCGGCTCTGGTTCCGGTCCCGGCCCTGGTCCCGGCCCTGGTCCCGGcgggaccccctccggcccccagATGGCCTCCGCGGGGCTCCGGGGCCGGTTCCTCTACAGCCTGCCCTCCTCCGTCATCTCGGACTTCTGCCGGGCCATGGACTCCCTGTCGGACCCGGACTGGACCCGCTTCG CGTCGGAGGTTCTGCGGAACATGACGGAGGTGCGGCTGGCGGACCGGCGGGAGCGGCGCACCGACTGGGTTCTGACGCACCTGGAGAACCGCAACGAGCAGGTGGGCTACCTGCTGGACGTCCTGgagcggctgcagctgctgcggcaGCGAGACATCATCCTGAGCC TGATGTCCAGCCTGACcccggcccccctcccccctcctccaaccccccctcctccccctccccctccccctcctccaccctcctctcaaGTTACGTCTCCTGTGCTCCACCCTCAGGCTGCGAGTCCACACCCCGAAG GCggtgggggcggagcttcacTCCCCCcaccggccccgcccccttctggCCTGCAGTCCGGCATTCTGCACGAGGCCCag GCCGCCGGCGTGGCGACGTGCGGCGCTGCAGTGATGTGCTGGAGGTATGAAgaggtgcatgctgggacagcggGGTTCTCCCCCGCCCGGCAGGTGGGCGAGGGCGGCTTTGGAGTGGTGTACCGAGCGTCGCTGAGGAACACCGACTGCGCCGTGAAGAGGCTGAGAGAG GACGGACCGCTGGACTGGAACCTGCTGCGGGACAGCTTCCACAACGAGGTGGAACAGCTCTCCAC GTTCCGACACCCGAACATTGTGGACCTGCTGGGCTTCAGTGTCGGAGGAGGTTCTATGTGTCTGATCTACAGCTACATGGAGAACCGGTCCCTGGAGGACCAGCTGCACAAc GGCGGGCCGGTTCTGTCCTGGTCTCAGAGGATCCGCATCGTGACGGAAGCTGCGGCAGCGCTGCAGttcctccactgtcctccagGAGGACAGATGTCCCTGATCCACGGAGACGtcaagag CTCCAACATCCTGCTGGaccgccacctggtggccaagCTGTCGGACTTCGGCCTGGCCCGGTTCCGCCCGGTTCCGTCCGGCGGCCGGACCAGCAGGACCGCCTCGGTGGGCAGAACCCAGACGGTGCGCGGAACGCTGGCCTACCTGCCGGACGAGTACGTGAGGAACGGGGAGCTGGGGACGCCGCTGGACGTCTTCAGCTTCGGAGTG gttctgctggaggttctgacGGGACGGCGGGCGGTGGAGAAAGACGAGGCGTCTCGAGATCGATACCTG AAGGACctggtggaggatctggaggaggcGGGGTCAGGTTCCGGTCCAGATGTGTGGCTGAAACAGCTGGATGGACGCCTGACAGCAG GAGCCGCGGAGCCGCTGGGCTGCCTGCAGGTGGCAGCACTGGCTGCCAGcagcctgaggaggacctggaAGAAGAGGCCCAGGATGACCACG GTCTTTGAGAACCTGGACGACGTCCACCGCCGCCTGAAGGAGTCCCGCTTGTCCCCGTGGCCCCGTCCTCCAGACGggccccccagaccccccagcaCCCTGGAGTCCAGTCTGGTCCAGCAGATGTCTAGACTGGGACCAGGAGAGGactgctcctcctcgtcctcctcctcctcctcctcctcctcctcctcctcctcgctcgccCCCCCTCACCCGCTGCActcatcctcctccctccctccgtcctcctggtcctggtcctcgtcCTCCTTGGCTGGTCCCTGTGAGACGGATGAGAGTCGAGGGTTCTCTCAGTACCTCCGGTCCAACGGGACCAGCGGCGCTGGTCTGCCTGCAGGACCGGACCGGGACGGAGCGGGGTCCCCCGGGACGTCCCTGCAGTCCACGTCTCCTGGACTCTCAG TCGTCTTCAGTCCCAGAAAGAAGGACAGTTGGTCCAAGGAGGGACGGATCCCGACACCGGACCTGCTGTCCTCCCAAGACCTGTGTAGGTCCCACGTCCTCCAGCCTCCGTTtgtcctccac cctctgtcctccgtcctctgtctgtcctctgcccTCTGTCTGTTCACcgccctctgtctgtctccgtctATCTCGGTTTGTCTCCTCCATGCGGTTCTCCTGTTGGTCCACTAG
- the irak1 gene encoding interleukin-1 receptor-associated kinase 1 isoform X2, with the protein MDTEEDTEEDYRSASKTCCPTVQCLRRDSRAEAEAELVKSCVVCGGCDLERCGELGLDTGSGPGTGPGSGSGPGPGPGPGPGGTPSGPQMASAGLRGRFLYSLPSSVISDFCRAMDSLSDPDWTRFASEVLRNMTEVRLADRRERRTDWVLTHLENRNEQVGYLLDVLERLQLLRQRDIILSLMSSLTPAPLPPPPTPPPPPPPPPPPPSSQVTSPVLHPQAASPHPEGGGGGASLPPPAPPPSGLQSGILHEAQAAGVATCGAAVMCWRYEEVHAGTAGFSPARQVGEGGFGVVYRASLRNTDCAVKRLREDGPLDWNLLRDSFHNEVEQLSTFRHPNIVDLLGFSVGGGSMCLIYSYMENRSLEDQLHNGGPVLSWSQRIRIVTEAAAALQFLHCPPGGQMSLIHGDVKSSNILLDRHLVAKLSDFGLARFRPVPSGGRTSRTASVGRTQTVRGTLAYLPDEYVRNGELGTPLDVFSFGVVLLEVLTGRRAVEKDEASRDRYLKDLVEDLEEAGSGSGPDVWLKQLDGRLTAGAAEPLGCLQVAALAASSLRRTWKKRPRMTTVFENLDDVHRRLKESRLSPWPRPPDGPPRPPSTLESSLVQQMSRLGPGEDCSSSSSSSSSSSSSSSSLAPPHPLHSSSSLPPSSWSWSSSSLAGPCETDESRGFSQYLRSNGTSGAGLPAGPDRDGAGSPGTSLQSTSPGLSVVFSPRKKDSWSKEGRIPTPDLLSSQDLYAAGSPENSREPEESDELDQVASRPAGSDSEQGTCGTQL; encoded by the exons GGCGGAAGCGGAAGCGGAGCTCGTGAAAAGTTGTGTAGTTTGTGGCGGGTGTGATTTGGAGCGGTGCGGTGAGCTGGGATTGGATACCGGCTCTGGTCCCGGCACTGGTCCCGGCTCTGGTTCCGGTCCCGGCCCTGGTCCCGGCCCTGGTCCCGGcgggaccccctccggcccccagATGGCCTCCGCGGGGCTCCGGGGCCGGTTCCTCTACAGCCTGCCCTCCTCCGTCATCTCGGACTTCTGCCGGGCCATGGACTCCCTGTCGGACCCGGACTGGACCCGCTTCG CGTCGGAGGTTCTGCGGAACATGACGGAGGTGCGGCTGGCGGACCGGCGGGAGCGGCGCACCGACTGGGTTCTGACGCACCTGGAGAACCGCAACGAGCAGGTGGGCTACCTGCTGGACGTCCTGgagcggctgcagctgctgcggcaGCGAGACATCATCCTGAGCC TGATGTCCAGCCTGACcccggcccccctcccccctcctccaaccccccctcctccccctccccctccccctcctccaccctcctctcaaGTTACGTCTCCTGTGCTCCACCCTCAGGCTGCGAGTCCACACCCCGAAG GCggtgggggcggagcttcacTCCCCCcaccggccccgcccccttctggCCTGCAGTCCGGCATTCTGCACGAGGCCCag GCCGCCGGCGTGGCGACGTGCGGCGCTGCAGTGATGTGCTGGAGGTATGAAgaggtgcatgctgggacagcggGGTTCTCCCCCGCCCGGCAGGTGGGCGAGGGCGGCTTTGGAGTGGTGTACCGAGCGTCGCTGAGGAACACCGACTGCGCCGTGAAGAGGCTGAGAGAG GACGGACCGCTGGACTGGAACCTGCTGCGGGACAGCTTCCACAACGAGGTGGAACAGCTCTCCAC GTTCCGACACCCGAACATTGTGGACCTGCTGGGCTTCAGTGTCGGAGGAGGTTCTATGTGTCTGATCTACAGCTACATGGAGAACCGGTCCCTGGAGGACCAGCTGCACAAc GGCGGGCCGGTTCTGTCCTGGTCTCAGAGGATCCGCATCGTGACGGAAGCTGCGGCAGCGCTGCAGttcctccactgtcctccagGAGGACAGATGTCCCTGATCCACGGAGACGtcaagag CTCCAACATCCTGCTGGaccgccacctggtggccaagCTGTCGGACTTCGGCCTGGCCCGGTTCCGCCCGGTTCCGTCCGGCGGCCGGACCAGCAGGACCGCCTCGGTGGGCAGAACCCAGACGGTGCGCGGAACGCTGGCCTACCTGCCGGACGAGTACGTGAGGAACGGGGAGCTGGGGACGCCGCTGGACGTCTTCAGCTTCGGAGTG gttctgctggaggttctgacGGGACGGCGGGCGGTGGAGAAAGACGAGGCGTCTCGAGATCGATACCTG AAGGACctggtggaggatctggaggaggcGGGGTCAGGTTCCGGTCCAGATGTGTGGCTGAAACAGCTGGATGGACGCCTGACAGCAG GAGCCGCGGAGCCGCTGGGCTGCCTGCAGGTGGCAGCACTGGCTGCCAGcagcctgaggaggacctggaAGAAGAGGCCCAGGATGACCACG GTCTTTGAGAACCTGGACGACGTCCACCGCCGCCTGAAGGAGTCCCGCTTGTCCCCGTGGCCCCGTCCTCCAGACGggccccccagaccccccagcaCCCTGGAGTCCAGTCTGGTCCAGCAGATGTCTAGACTGGGACCAGGAGAGGactgctcctcctcgtcctcctcctcctcctcctcctcctcctcctcctcctcgctcgccCCCCCTCACCCGCTGCActcatcctcctccctccctccgtcctcctggtcctggtcctcgtcCTCCTTGGCTGGTCCCTGTGAGACGGATGAGAGTCGAGGGTTCTCTCAGTACCTCCGGTCCAACGGGACCAGCGGCGCTGGTCTGCCTGCAGGACCGGACCGGGACGGAGCGGGGTCCCCCGGGACGTCCCTGCAGTCCACGTCTCCTGGACTCTCAG TCGTCTTCAGTCCCAGAAAGAAGGACAGTTGGTCCAAGGAGGGACGGATCCCGACACCGGACCTGCTGTCCTCCCAAGACCTGT ACGCTGCCGGTTCTCCAGAGAACTCCAGAGAACCGGAGGAGAGCGACGAACTGGACCAGGTTGCGTCCAGACCGGCCGGTTCTGACTCCGAGCAGGGAACCTGCGGAACTCAGCTGTGA